A portion of the Pseudomonas sp. PSE14 genome contains these proteins:
- a CDS encoding Sua5/YciO/YrdC/YwlC family protein, which yields MYSNWRTQRMAQVVRDGGVIAYPTEAVWGLGCDPWNADAVYRLLAIKARPVEKGLIVVAADIDQFDFLLDDLPDAWREKLAASWPGPNTWLVPHQDRLPEWVTGQHDTVALRVSDHPLVRELCLHTGPLISTSANPAGRPAARTRLRIEQYFHDELDGVLGGALGGRRNPSLIRDLRTGETVRPS from the coding sequence ATGTACAGCAACTGGCGTACCCAGCGCATGGCCCAGGTCGTGCGCGATGGCGGTGTGATCGCTTACCCGACCGAAGCCGTCTGGGGGCTGGGTTGCGACCCGTGGAACGCCGACGCGGTGTACCGCCTGCTGGCGATCAAGGCGCGTCCGGTGGAGAAGGGCCTGATCGTGGTGGCCGCCGACATCGACCAGTTCGACTTCCTGCTGGACGACCTGCCGGACGCCTGGCGGGAGAAGCTGGCCGCCAGTTGGCCCGGCCCGAACACCTGGCTGGTGCCGCACCAGGACCGCCTGCCCGAGTGGGTGACCGGCCAACACGACACCGTTGCTCTGCGCGTCAGCGACCATCCGCTGGTGCGCGAGCTGTGTCTCCATACCGGCCCGCTGATCTCCACCTCCGCCAACCCTGCCGGCCGTCCGGCCGCGCGTACGCGCCTGCGCATCGAGCAGTACTTCCATGATGAGCTGGATGGGGTGCTCGGCGGCGCCCTGGGCGGGCGACGCAATCCGAGCCTGATTCGCGATCTGCGGACCGGCGAGACCGTTCGTCCGTCGTAA
- the trkA gene encoding Trk system potassium transporter TrkA, which produces MKIIILGAGQVGGTLAEHLASEANDITVVDTDGERLRDLNDRLDIRTVQGKASFPTVLRQAGADDADMLVAVTNSDEVNMVACQVAYTLFNTPTRIARVREAAYLTRAGLFDNEAIPVDVLISPEQVVTNYIKRLVEYPGALQVIDFAEGKAQLVGIRAYYGGPLVGQELRQLREHMPNADTRVAAIYRRNRPIIPQGDTVIEADDEVFFIAAKAHIRAVMGEMRRLEDSYKRIIIAGGGNIGERLAEAIESRYQVKIIEMNPARCRHLSDHLDSTIVLQGSASDRDLLLEENIGDTDLFLALTNDDEANIMSSLLAKRLGARKVMTLINNPAYVDLVQSGDIDIAISPQLATIGTLLTHVRRGDIESVHSLRRGAAEAIEVVAHGDAKSSKVIGRKISDVHLPPGTTIGAVIRDDDVLIAHGETVIETGDHVILFVVDKKRIRDVERLFQAGLTFF; this is translated from the coding sequence ATGAAGATCATCATCCTCGGCGCCGGCCAGGTCGGCGGCACTCTGGCCGAGCATCTGGCCAGCGAAGCCAACGACATCACCGTGGTCGACACCGACGGCGAACGCCTACGCGACCTCAACGACCGCCTCGACATCCGCACCGTCCAGGGCAAGGCCTCGTTCCCCACCGTGCTGCGCCAGGCTGGCGCCGACGACGCCGACATGCTGGTGGCGGTGACCAACAGCGACGAGGTGAACATGGTGGCCTGCCAGGTCGCCTACACCCTGTTCAACACGCCGACGCGCATCGCCCGTGTGCGCGAGGCGGCCTACCTGACCCGCGCCGGGCTGTTCGACAACGAAGCGATCCCGGTGGACGTGCTGATCAGTCCCGAGCAGGTGGTGACCAACTACATCAAGCGCCTGGTGGAATACCCCGGCGCCCTGCAGGTGATCGACTTCGCCGAGGGCAAGGCGCAGCTGGTGGGCATCCGCGCCTACTACGGCGGCCCGCTGGTGGGGCAGGAGCTGCGCCAGCTGCGCGAGCACATGCCCAACGCCGATACCCGCGTGGCGGCGATCTACCGGCGCAACCGGCCGATCATTCCCCAGGGCGACACGGTGATCGAGGCCGACGACGAGGTGTTCTTCATCGCCGCCAAGGCCCACATCCGCGCGGTGATGGGCGAGATGCGCCGCCTGGAAGACAGCTACAAGCGGATCATCATCGCCGGCGGCGGCAACATCGGCGAGCGCCTGGCCGAGGCCATCGAAAGCCGCTACCAGGTGAAGATCATCGAGATGAACCCGGCGCGCTGCCGGCACCTGTCCGACCACCTGGACAGCACCATCGTGCTCCAGGGCAGCGCCTCCGACCGCGACCTGCTGCTGGAAGAGAACATCGGCGACACCGACCTGTTCCTCGCCCTGACCAACGACGACGAGGCGAACATCATGTCCTCGCTGTTGGCCAAGCGCCTGGGCGCGCGCAAGGTGATGACGCTGATCAACAACCCCGCCTACGTGGACCTGGTGCAGAGCGGCGACATCGACATCGCCATCAGCCCGCAGCTGGCCACCATCGGTACCCTGCTGACCCACGTGCGCCGCGGCGACATCGAGAGCGTGCACTCGCTGCGCCGGGGCGCCGCCGAGGCCATCGAGGTGGTCGCCCACGGCGACGCCAAGTCGAGCAAGGTGATCGGCCGCAAGATCAGTGACGTGCACCTGCCGCCGGGCACCACCATCGGCGCGGTGATCCGCGACGACGACGTGCTGATCGCCCACGGCGAAACAGTGATCGAAACCGGTGACCACGTGATCCTCTTCGTGGTGGACAAGAAGCGCATCCGTGACGTCGAGCGGCTGTTCCAGGCCGGTCTGACGTTCTTCTGA
- the def gene encoding peptide deformylase, translated as MAILNILEFPDPRLRTIAKPVTEVDDSVRQLIDDMFETMYEAPGIGLAATQVNVHKQIIVMDLSEDKSEPRVFINPELEELTEEKGPYQEGCLSVPGFYENVDRPLRVRIKALDRDGKPFEEIAEDLLAVCIQHECDHLNGKLFVDYLSNLKRDRIRKKLEKQHRQQA; from the coding sequence ATGGCCATTCTGAACATTCTCGAATTCCCCGATCCGCGCCTGCGCACGATCGCCAAGCCGGTCACGGAGGTCGATGACAGCGTTCGCCAGCTGATCGACGACATGTTCGAGACCATGTACGAGGCCCCCGGCATCGGCCTGGCCGCCACCCAGGTGAACGTGCACAAGCAGATCATCGTGATGGACCTCTCCGAGGACAAATCCGAGCCGCGCGTGTTCATCAATCCCGAGCTGGAAGAGCTGACCGAAGAGAAAGGTCCGTACCAGGAAGGTTGCCTGTCGGTTCCCGGCTTCTACGAAAATGTAGACCGTCCCCTGCGCGTGCGCATCAAGGCGCTGGATCGCGACGGCAAGCCCTTCGAGGAAATCGCCGAGGACCTGCTCGCCGTGTGCATCCAGCACGAGTGCGATCACCTGAACGGCAAGCTGTTCGTCGATTACCTGTCCAACCTCAAGCGCGACCGCATCCGCAAGAAGCTGGAAAAGCAGCATCGGCAACAGGCGTAA
- the dprA gene encoding DNA-processing protein DprA, translating into MPVDVSPAEAEARLRLHALPELGPRRFRRLMSAFGSASAALSAPSSAWRSLGLPQESAERRRDAGIREQAATALRWLDDPAHHLLAWDDPAYPALLAELVDAPPLLFVAGEVALLERPQLAMVGSRRASKPGLDTARAFARSLAGGGFVITSGLALGIDGAAHEGALEAAGGTVAVLGTGLEHLYPRRHVGLAQRIIEQGGALVSELPLHSPPQAANFPRRNRIISGLSLGVLVVEASPSSGSLITARLAAEQGREVYAIPGSIHHPGARGCHELIRQGASLVESVDHILEGLRGWTRPAAPAASREREPAHPLLDLLRAAPQSSEQLALGSGMELPDVLVALTELELDGRVACEAGVWVHRAP; encoded by the coding sequence ATGCCCGTCGATGTCTCCCCTGCCGAAGCCGAGGCGCGCCTGCGCTTGCATGCCCTGCCCGAGCTGGGCCCCAGGCGCTTCCGGCGCTTGATGTCGGCGTTCGGCTCGGCTTCCGCTGCCCTGAGCGCACCTTCCTCCGCCTGGCGTTCGCTGGGCCTGCCACAGGAGTCCGCCGAACGGCGTCGGGATGCCGGTATCCGCGAGCAGGCGGCCACCGCGCTGCGCTGGCTGGACGACCCCGCTCACCACCTGCTGGCCTGGGACGACCCCGCCTACCCCGCGCTGCTGGCCGAGCTGGTGGACGCACCGCCGCTGCTGTTCGTGGCCGGCGAGGTGGCGTTGCTGGAGCGCCCGCAGCTGGCCATGGTGGGTAGCCGGCGAGCCAGCAAGCCGGGGCTCGATACCGCGCGGGCCTTTGCCCGCAGCCTGGCCGGCGGCGGCTTCGTCATCACCAGTGGCCTGGCGCTGGGCATCGACGGCGCCGCCCACGAAGGCGCGCTGGAGGCCGCCGGAGGGACCGTCGCCGTGCTCGGCACCGGCCTTGAGCATCTCTACCCGCGCCGGCACGTCGGCCTGGCGCAGCGCATCATCGAGCAGGGTGGCGCGCTGGTCTCGGAACTGCCGCTGCACAGCCCGCCACAGGCGGCGAACTTTCCCCGGCGCAATCGCATCATCAGTGGCCTGTCGCTGGGCGTGCTGGTGGTGGAGGCCAGTCCTTCCAGTGGCTCGTTGATCACCGCCCGTCTCGCGGCGGAACAGGGGCGCGAGGTCTATGCCATTCCCGGATCGATCCACCATCCCGGTGCGCGCGGCTGTCACGAACTGATCCGCCAGGGCGCTTCGCTGGTGGAAAGCGTCGACCACATCCTCGAGGGCCTGCGCGGCTGGACCCGGCCAGCCGCGCCTGCGGCATCGCGGGAGCGCGAACCCGCGCATCCCCTTCTCGACCTCCTGCGCGCCGCCCCGCAGAGCAGCGAACAGCTGGCGCTGGGCAGCGGCATGGAACTGCCTGACGTGCTGGTGGCGCTGACCGAACTGGAGCTGGACGGACGGGTGGCCTGCGAGGCCGGCGTCTGGGTGCATCGTGCCCCCTGA
- a CDS encoding LysM peptidoglycan-binding domain-containing protein has translation MRKTLLALLLLAAGGVAQAAVQLKEGHPDRYTVVKGDTLWDISGKFLSKPWKWPEIWHVNPQIQNPHLIYPGDVLSLVYIDGQPRLMLNRGESRGTIKLSPRVRSTPIAEAIPTIPLDKINAFLLSNRIVDDETAFTSAPYVVAGDQESVISGAGDRAYARGNALSEENSYGIFRQAKVYSNPETGEVLGIDAMDVGGANVTAKEGDVATLQLTRTTQEVRPGDRLFPTEERAITSTFMPSEPTTPVKGTIIDVPRGVTQIGKYDVVTIDKGSRDGLAEGNVLAIYKLGETVRDRVTDDMVKIPDERSGLLMIFRTYNRLSYGLVLTASRSLEVNDKVQNP, from the coding sequence ATGAGGAAAACACTACTCGCCCTGCTGCTGCTAGCCGCAGGCGGGGTGGCTCAAGCTGCCGTGCAGCTCAAGGAAGGCCACCCGGACCGCTATACCGTAGTGAAAGGCGACACCCTCTGGGACATCTCCGGCAAGTTCCTCAGCAAGCCTTGGAAGTGGCCGGAAATCTGGCACGTGAATCCGCAGATCCAGAACCCGCACCTGATCTATCCGGGCGACGTGCTGAGTCTGGTGTACATCGATGGCCAGCCGCGCCTGATGCTCAACCGCGGTGAGTCGCGCGGCACCATCAAGCTGTCGCCGCGGGTGCGCAGCACCCCGATCGCCGAAGCGATCCCGACCATTCCGCTGGACAAGATCAACGCCTTCCTGCTCTCCAACCGCATCGTCGATGACGAAACCGCGTTCACCAGCGCACCCTATGTGGTCGCCGGCGACCAGGAGAGCGTGATCAGCGGCGCCGGCGATCGCGCCTACGCCCGCGGCAACGCGCTGTCCGAAGAGAACAGCTACGGCATCTTCCGCCAGGCCAAGGTCTACTCCAACCCCGAGACCGGCGAAGTGCTGGGCATCGACGCCATGGACGTCGGCGGTGCCAACGTCACCGCGAAGGAAGGCGACGTTGCGACCCTCCAGCTGACCCGTACCACCCAGGAAGTCCGTCCGGGCGACCGCCTGTTCCCCACCGAGGAGCGTGCGATCACCTCGACCTTCATGCCCAGCGAGCCGACCACCCCGGTCAAGGGCACCATCATCGACGTGCCGCGCGGCGTGACCCAGATCGGCAAGTACGACGTGGTGACCATCGACAAGGGCTCTCGCGACGGTCTGGCCGAAGGCAACGTGCTGGCGATCTACAAGCTGGGCGAAACCGTGCGCGACCGCGTCACCGATGACATGGTGAAGATCCCGGACGAGCGCTCGGGTCTGCTGATGATCTTCCGCACCTACAACCGACTGAGCTATGGCCTGGTGCTGACCGCCAGCCGTTCGCTGGAAGTGAACGACAAGGTGCAGAACCCCTGA
- the rsmB gene encoding 16S rRNA (cytosine(967)-C(5))-methyltransferase RsmB, with the protein MSTNPRLAAARALAAVLAGRASLGSSLPTQLENVEPRDRGLVQELAFGAARWQPRLSTLAARLLQKPFKAGDRDVEALLLVGLYQLLYTRIPPHAAIGETVGCADKLKKPWAKGLLNAVLRRAQRESETLLAEVDKDPAARLAHPRWLQKALKKSWPEQFEAICAANNAHPPMTLRVNRRHGSRDAYLEELNRVGFEAVACEFSRDGINLVQPCDVRELPGFAEGRVSVQDEAAQLAADLLELAPNQRVLDACCAPGGKTCHLMEAEPALAGVVAVDLEESRLVRVRENLARLQLDAQLIAADARDTATWWDGKSFQRILLDAPCSATGVIRRHPDIKLTRTADDIEALAQLQGELLDALWATLEVGGVLVYATCSVMPRENSEQIAAFLGRTPGARELDLPGPWGIKQPHGRQLFPQEKGHDGFYYAKLIKISAK; encoded by the coding sequence ATGAGCACCAATCCCCGTCTGGCGGCGGCCCGCGCCCTGGCCGCCGTACTCGCCGGCCGCGCCTCGCTGGGCAGCTCGCTGCCGACCCAGCTGGAAAACGTCGAACCGCGCGATCGCGGCCTGGTGCAGGAGCTGGCCTTCGGCGCCGCCCGCTGGCAGCCGCGCCTGTCCACCCTCGCCGCGCGCCTGTTGCAGAAGCCGTTCAAGGCCGGCGACCGCGATGTCGAGGCGCTGCTGCTGGTCGGCCTGTACCAGTTGCTCTACACCCGCATTCCGCCGCACGCGGCCATCGGCGAGACCGTCGGCTGCGCGGACAAGCTGAAGAAGCCCTGGGCCAAGGGCCTGCTCAACGCAGTGCTGCGCCGCGCCCAGCGCGAGAGCGAAACCCTGCTGGCCGAGGTCGACAAGGACCCGGCGGCGCGCCTGGCGCATCCGCGCTGGCTGCAGAAAGCCCTGAAGAAATCCTGGCCCGAGCAGTTCGAAGCCATCTGCGCCGCCAACAACGCCCACCCGCCGATGACCCTGCGGGTGAATCGCCGCCACGGCAGCCGCGATGCCTATCTGGAAGAGCTCAACCGCGTCGGCTTCGAAGCCGTGGCCTGCGAGTTCAGTCGCGACGGCATCAATCTCGTTCAGCCGTGCGATGTGCGCGAGCTGCCGGGCTTCGCCGAAGGCCGCGTCAGCGTGCAGGACGAAGCCGCACAACTGGCCGCCGACCTGCTGGAGCTGGCGCCCAACCAGCGCGTGCTGGATGCCTGTTGCGCCCCCGGCGGCAAGACCTGCCACCTGATGGAAGCCGAGCCCGCGCTGGCCGGCGTGGTCGCCGTGGACCTGGAAGAGAGCCGCCTGGTGCGCGTACGCGAGAACCTCGCGCGACTGCAGCTGGATGCCCAGTTGATCGCCGCCGACGCCCGCGACACCGCCACGTGGTGGGACGGCAAATCCTTCCAGCGCATCCTGCTGGACGCTCCCTGTTCCGCCACCGGGGTGATCCGCCGCCATCCGGACATCAAGCTGACCCGCACCGCCGACGACATAGAAGCACTGGCGCAACTGCAGGGCGAACTGCTCGATGCGCTGTGGGCGACCCTCGAAGTCGGTGGCGTGCTGGTCTACGCGACCTGCTCGGTGATGCCCCGGGAAAACAGCGAGCAGATCGCCGCGTTCCTTGGTCGCACCCCCGGTGCCCGCGAGCTGGACCTGCCTGGCCCCTGGGGCATCAAGCAGCCCCATGGCCGCCAGTTGTTCCCCCAGGAGAAGGGGCATGACGGCTTCTACTATGCCAAGCTGATCAAGATTTCGGCGAAGTAA
- the hemF gene encoding oxygen-dependent coproporphyrinogen oxidase, giving the protein MTDRIEAVKAYLLDLQDRICAALEAEDGSARFVEDAWERPAGGGGRTRVIGDGALIEKGGVNFSHVFGAGLPPSASAHRPELAGRGFQALGVSLVIHPTNPHVPTSHANVRFFIAEKEGEEAVWWFGGGFDLTPYYAHEEDCVLWHQVARDACAPFGEDVYPRYKEWCDRYFHIKHRNEPRGIGGLFFDDLNQWDFDTSFAFLRAIGDAYIDAYLPIVRKRKNTPYTEQQREFQAFRRGRYVEFNLVYDRGTLFGLQSGGRTESILMSLPPQVRWGYDWKPEPGSEEARLTEYFLTDRDWLGQA; this is encoded by the coding sequence GTGACCGACCGCATCGAGGCCGTGAAGGCCTACCTGCTCGACCTGCAAGACCGCATCTGCGCCGCACTCGAAGCCGAGGACGGCAGCGCCCGCTTCGTCGAGGACGCCTGGGAGCGTCCGGCCGGCGGTGGTGGACGGACACGGGTGATCGGCGATGGCGCGTTGATCGAGAAGGGCGGTGTGAACTTCTCCCACGTCTTCGGCGCCGGCCTGCCGCCGAGCGCCAGCGCGCACCGTCCGGAACTGGCGGGGCGCGGTTTCCAGGCGCTCGGCGTGTCGCTGGTGATCCACCCGACCAACCCCCACGTGCCGACCTCCCACGCCAACGTGCGCTTCTTCATCGCCGAGAAGGAAGGTGAAGAGGCTGTGTGGTGGTTCGGCGGCGGCTTCGACCTGACGCCCTACTACGCCCATGAGGAAGACTGCGTGCTCTGGCACCAGGTCGCCCGCGACGCCTGTGCGCCCTTCGGCGAGGACGTCTACCCGCGCTACAAGGAATGGTGCGACCGCTACTTCCACATCAAGCACCGCAACGAACCGCGCGGTATCGGCGGCCTGTTCTTCGACGACCTGAACCAGTGGGACTTCGACACCAGCTTCGCCTTCCTACGCGCCATCGGCGATGCCTACATCGACGCCTACCTGCCCATCGTGCGCAAGCGCAAGAACACCCCGTACACCGAACAGCAGCGCGAGTTCCAGGCCTTCCGCCGCGGTCGCTACGTGGAGTTCAACCTGGTCTACGACCGTGGCACCCTGTTCGGCCTGCAGTCGGGTGGGCGTACCGAGTCGATCCTCATGTCGCTGCCGCCGCAGGTGCGCTGGGGCTATGACTGGAAGCCGGAGCCGGGCAGCGAAGAGGCGCGGTTGACTGAGTATTTCCTCACCGATCGGGACTGGCTGGGGCAGGCCTGA
- a CDS encoding NADPH:quinone reductase yields the protein MAKRVQFAKTGGPEVLELVDYTPAEPGPNEVRVRNRAIGLNFIDTYYRSGLYPAPTMPSGVGTEGAGEVEAIGSAVTNVKVGDRVGYATGPLGAYSELHVLPAANVVKLPDAITFEQAAAVMLKGLTVQYLLRQTYNVQPGQTILWHAAAGGVGLIACQWAKAIGAHLIGTVSSTAKAELAKSHGAWATIDYSHENVVERVLALTEGRKCPVVYDSVGKDTWLTSLDCTAQRGLVVSFGNASGPVDGVNLGILSQKGSLYVTRPTLFGYANTPERLQAMADDLFGMITSGKVKVEINQRFALADAAKAQTELAARRTTGSTILLP from the coding sequence ATGGCCAAGCGTGTTCAATTCGCCAAGACCGGCGGCCCGGAAGTCCTAGAACTGGTCGATTACACCCCAGCCGAACCCGGCCCCAACGAGGTGCGCGTGCGTAACCGCGCCATCGGCCTGAATTTCATCGATACCTACTACCGCAGCGGTCTGTACCCCGCGCCGACGATGCCTTCGGGTGTGGGCACCGAAGGCGCCGGCGAGGTGGAAGCCATCGGCAGCGCGGTGACCAATGTGAAGGTGGGCGACCGTGTCGGCTACGCCACCGGGCCGCTGGGCGCCTACAGCGAGCTGCACGTGCTGCCGGCGGCGAACGTGGTGAAGCTGCCGGACGCGATCACCTTCGAACAAGCCGCCGCCGTGATGCTCAAGGGCCTCACCGTGCAGTACCTGCTGCGCCAGACCTACAACGTGCAGCCCGGCCAGACCATCCTCTGGCACGCGGCGGCCGGCGGCGTCGGGCTGATCGCCTGCCAGTGGGCCAAGGCCATCGGCGCGCACCTGATCGGCACGGTCAGTTCGACCGCCAAGGCGGAACTGGCGAAATCCCACGGCGCCTGGGCGACCATCGACTACAGCCACGAGAACGTGGTGGAACGCGTGCTGGCGCTGACCGAGGGCAGGAAGTGCCCGGTGGTCTACGACTCGGTGGGCAAGGACACCTGGCTGACCTCGCTGGACTGTACCGCCCAGCGCGGCCTGGTGGTGAGCTTCGGCAACGCCTCCGGCCCGGTGGACGGAGTGAACCTGGGCATTCTGTCGCAGAAGGGCTCGCTCTACGTCACCCGCCCGACGCTGTTCGGCTACGCCAATACGCCGGAACGCTTGCAGGCGATGGCCGACGACCTGTTCGGCATGATCACCAGCGGCAAGGTGAAGGTGGAGATCAACCAACGCTTCGCCCTGGCCGATGCCGCCAAGGCGCAAACCGAGCTGGCGGCGCGGCGCACGACCGGATCGACGATCCTGTTGCCCTGA
- the fmt gene encoding methionyl-tRNA formyltransferase: MSQALRIVFAGTPEFAAEHLKALLDTPHEIVAVYTQPDRPAGRGQKLMPSPVKQLALENGLTVLQPPTLRDPAAQAELAALKPDLMVVVAYGLILPQVVLDIPRLGCINSHASLLPRWRGAAPIQRAVEAGDSESGVTVMQMEAGLDTGPMLLKVSTPISAEDTGGSLHDRLAELGPKAVVEAIAGLAAGTLEGEVQDDTLATYAHKLNKEEARIDWSRPADELERRIRAFTPWPVCHTTLGDAALKVLGAKPAQGKGEPGKILDASRDGLLVACGEGALLLTRLQLPGGKPLALADLFNSRREQFAAGQVLGA; encoded by the coding sequence ATGAGCCAAGCACTGCGCATCGTCTTCGCCGGCACCCCGGAATTCGCCGCCGAGCACCTCAAGGCCCTGCTCGATACGCCGCACGAGATCGTCGCCGTCTACACCCAGCCGGACCGTCCGGCCGGCCGCGGCCAGAAGCTGATGCCCAGCCCGGTCAAGCAGCTCGCCCTGGAGAACGGCCTGACCGTGCTGCAGCCGCCGACCCTGCGCGACCCGGCCGCCCAGGCCGAACTCGCGGCGCTCAAGCCGGACCTGATGGTGGTGGTGGCCTACGGGCTGATCCTGCCGCAGGTGGTGCTGGACATCCCGCGCCTGGGCTGCATCAACAGCCACGCCTCCCTGCTGCCGCGCTGGCGCGGCGCCGCGCCGATCCAGCGCGCGGTAGAAGCGGGCGATTCCGAAAGCGGTGTCACCGTGATGCAGATGGAAGCCGGCCTGGACACCGGGCCGATGCTGCTCAAGGTCAGCACGCCGATTTCCGCCGAGGATACTGGCGGCAGCCTGCATGACCGTCTGGCCGAGCTCGGCCCGAAAGCCGTGGTCGAGGCCATTGCCGGTCTCGCCGCCGGCACGCTCGAGGGCGAAGTGCAGGACGACACCCTGGCCACCTATGCACACAAGCTGAACAAGGAAGAGGCGCGCATCGACTGGTCGCGCCCGGCCGACGAACTGGAGCGCCGCATCCGCGCCTTCACCCCCTGGCCGGTGTGCCACACCACCCTGGGCGATGCCGCGCTGAAAGTGCTCGGCGCCAAGCCCGCGCAGGGCAAGGGCGAGCCGGGCAAGATCCTCGACGCCAGCCGCGACGGCCTGCTGGTCGCCTGTGGTGAAGGCGCATTGCTGCTGACCCGCCTGCAACTGCCCGGCGGCAAGCCGCTGGCCTTAGCCGACCTGTTCAACAGCCGCCGCGAGCAATTCGCCGCCGGCCAGGTGCTGGGCGCATGA
- the aroE gene encoding shikimate dehydrogenase → MDRYCVFGNPIGHSKSPQIHRLFAEQTGQTLTYDARLAPLDDFAGNAREFFEEGLGGNVTVPFKEDAYRLASELTERARRAGAVNTLKKLDGGGLLGDNTDGAGLTRDLTVNHGVVLRGARILVLGAGGAVRGILEPFLAEQPACIVIANRTASKAQQLAEEFKDLGTVSGGGFDLRDEPFDLIVNGTSASLAGELPPIDPALIQPGHTVCYDMMYGKDVTAFNRWAAKHGAARCIDGLGMLVEQAAEAFLLWRGVRPDSAPVLDELRRQLKG, encoded by the coding sequence ATGGACCGCTACTGCGTCTTCGGCAACCCCATCGGCCACAGCAAATCGCCGCAGATCCACCGCCTGTTCGCCGAGCAGACCGGCCAGACGCTGACCTATGACGCGCGGCTGGCGCCGCTGGACGACTTCGCCGGGAATGCCCGCGAGTTCTTCGAAGAGGGCCTGGGCGGCAACGTCACCGTACCGTTCAAGGAAGACGCCTACCGCCTGGCCTCCGAGCTGACCGAGCGCGCGCGCCGGGCCGGCGCGGTGAACACCCTGAAGAAGCTCGACGGCGGCGGACTGCTGGGCGACAACACCGACGGCGCCGGGCTGACCCGCGACCTGACGGTGAACCACGGCGTCGTGCTGCGCGGCGCGCGCATCCTGGTGTTGGGTGCTGGCGGCGCGGTACGCGGCATTCTCGAACCCTTCCTCGCCGAGCAGCCGGCGTGCATCGTCATCGCCAACCGCACGGCGTCGAAGGCTCAACAGCTGGCGGAAGAGTTCAAGGATCTGGGGACGGTCAGTGGCGGCGGTTTCGACCTGCGCGATGAGCCGTTCGACCTGATCGTCAACGGCACCTCGGCCTCCCTGGCTGGCGAGTTGCCGCCCATCGATCCGGCGTTGATCCAGCCGGGGCATACCGTCTGCTACGACATGATGTACGGCAAGGACGTGACCGCGTTCAACCGATGGGCCGCCAAGCACGGCGCGGCGCGCTGCATCGATGGGTTGGGCATGCTGGTGGAGCAGGCGGCGGAAGCCTTCCTGTTGTGGCGCGGCGTGCGGCCGGATTCGGCGCCGGTCCTCGATGAGTTGCGCCGTCAGCTGAAGGGCTGA